The Streptomyces sp. cg36 genomic interval GCCGTGGCCCGCCGCGACGACGGCCGCGTACGTGTCCGGGGCGGGCGCCCCGTCCGGCGCGCCGCATGCCTCAAGGAGTTCCGCCGCCGAGGCGACCGCCGTGGCCGCGTCGTCCGCGCCCGGGTCGCGGGGGCGGTTCTCCCAGGCGGCGGCGAGCTCCCGGTCGAGCCGCGCCGAGCGGTCCGCGTCGGCCAGGTGGTCCTTCAGCGCGTCCACCGTGCGGCCGTCGGCCGTGTCCGCGATCTCCTCGACCACGGCCGCCGCCAGCTCCTGCGCACCGGCCGGGGGCGCCCCGTGCTCGGCGGCCAGCTCGAAGCAGCGCTGGAAGTACAGGTCCTGCGGGTGGCCCTGCACGATGCCCAGCGTCCGGCGGGCCTTCTTCAGCAGGGTGAACCACCGTGCCGTAGCCGTCAGGCGCGCTCCGGACTCCCGGATCAGCGCGTCCAGGTGCTCGCTCTGCCCCGGCCCGAGGAAGTCCGCCGCGAGCTCGGGCCGCAGCGCGGGCCGGACCACGAGCGGCAGCACGATCAGCTTGACCGTGCGGGTCAGCGGCGCGCCGCCGGGCCCGCTCAGCGACTCCAGGCCGCTTCCCAGGGCGCGCCAGGCGCGGTCGATCACCAGGGCGCGCGGCAGGCGCTCGCCGGTCGGCTGGCTCGGGGGCGGCATGGGAGGAGCGTACGCCGGGCGGGAACGGGCGTACGAACCTGGGATCGGTAGGCGACCGCGACCGCCTAGCGTCCCCACCATCGGGCAGGACGGCGGCGCGCTCGCCACGACCGCGTCGCCCCCGCACGCACCGTCAGACGCCACCGTCAGGGGAGGAACACCATGGGAATCTTCAAGAACCGCAGGAGCCGCGAGGAGCGGGCCGCCGACATCGTCGGCCAGGTCGCCGAGGGCAAGGGCTTCTACGGCCGCGCCACCCGCGCGTTCCTCGGCTCCGAGGACTTCTCCCGCGTCCAGCAGTCGATCGGGGCGTACCACTCCGGCCTGGACGTGCGGCAGTTGCTCGCCTCGGGCGCGCCGACCGTGCCCGCCGCCGTGGTGTCGATCGCCGACACCGGCCGCCTGGTCAACTTCGACCCGGTCGTCGACCTGGTCCTCCAGCCGTCCGGCGCCGCCGACCCGGTCGCCCTGCGGACGATCGTCTCCAAGCTGCGGATCCCCCGCGCCGGTGACCAGGTCCTGCTGATCGCCGACCCCGCCCGGCCGGGCGGCTACCTCTACGCCGGGGACGGTGTGGCGCCGTGAGCGGGACGGACCGGTACGAGGCCCCGGCGAGCGACACCGTGCTGCTCGCCTTCGACGGCCGGGTCCTGGAGGTGTTCGGCTATGTCGACGACGCCCGCTACCACGTGTGGGAGGGGCCCCGGCTGGACTTCACCACCGGCCGGTTCCGCCGGCTGGCGATCACCGTCAGGAGCGGCCGGCGCCACAGCATCCCCTACGACGAGCAGCGGCTGCCCGCTCTGCGGGCCCTGGCGGACCGGATCGCGCGGAGCGTGGCCGAGGGGCGGGGCCCGGGATGAGCGTGACCGGGGTGCTGGAGCTGTGGTGGACGGTGCCCGCCGCGGTCGCGCTGCTCGGGTACGGGATGTCGCTGGCCGGGCTGACCCGGACCCAGCGGGCGGTGTGGGTGACCGCGCGCATCGTCGAGGTCGGGCGGCTCGCGCACGGCGACTCGCGGCAGGGCGGGATACCGGTGACGGTCGCGTTCCGGAACCCGGTCACCGGCGCGGAGTCCCGTCTGGCGAACACCGGCAAGCACGGCGACTCGGTCGAGGAGGCGTGGGTCGGGCGGGAGCTGGCGGTGCGCCATCCGCGCGGACGGCCCGACCTGTTCCGGATCGTGGTCCCGGTCGCGGGCCGCCGGAGCGGGCGCGGCGGCCCCGACTGCGCGGTCGCGCTGCTCCTGGTCGGACTGGTGATCCACGCGATCGTGCTCTGGGGCTACCCCTGGGCCCTGCTCGGCTTCGGCGCCTTGGTGACGGCGGCAGCGGCGGCCAGCCGCGACATCCGCGACGCGCGCGCCCGCGACGCGCGGCTGGCGTCCGGCGCCGCCGTTCCGGCCCGGGTGGTGGCCGTCACCAAGGACGTCTACACCGACGCGGACGGCGACGAGTTCGTCAGCCACACCCCCGTCATCGCCTTCACCACCACGGAGGGCACCGACGTCACCGTCCTGGCCGAGCACGGCGTCACCGACCCGGCCGGCTCCCTCGGCCGCGAGCTCACCGTCCACTACTGTCCCGCCGACCCCACCGTCTACACCCCCGACCGGGCCGCCGACCGCCGCAGCAACCGGCGGACCGTCGCCGCGATCGTCGTCCTGCTCGTCCTCGGCTCGGCCTCGACGGCGACGGGTGCGCTCACGCTGTGGTGGCGCACCCGCTGACGCGCGGCGGG includes:
- a CDS encoding DUF3592 domain-containing protein; the protein is MSVTGVLELWWTVPAAVALLGYGMSLAGLTRTQRAVWVTARIVEVGRLAHGDSRQGGIPVTVAFRNPVTGAESRLANTGKHGDSVEEAWVGRELAVRHPRGRPDLFRIVVPVAGRRSGRGGPDCAVALLLVGLVIHAIVLWGYPWALLGFGALVTAAAAASRDIRDARARDARLASGAAVPARVVAVTKDVYTDADGDEFVSHTPVIAFTTTEGTDVTVLAEHGVTDPAGSLGRELTVHYCPADPTVYTPDRAADRRSNRRTVAAIVVLLVLGSASTATGALTLWWRTR